A genomic region of Pelodiscus sinensis isolate JC-2024 chromosome 1, ASM4963464v1, whole genome shotgun sequence contains the following coding sequences:
- the LOC102444908 gene encoding olfactory receptor 52B2-like, with amino-acid sequence MATPNRTTFSHLTFVLVGIPGLEPWHPWISIPFALMYTAAVLGNCGLLLLIATQRRLHEPMFIFFSMLAVADLLLSTTTVPNTLAIFWFGPKDISFNACLTQAFFLHFGVTVESAVLLAMGFDRYVAVCDPLRYTIILTNEKIRKIATAVVLRTFCVIVPVVFLLKRLPFCASNIIPHSYCDHIGVARLACADISIDIWYGLAVPIATIILDVVLTAVSYVLILRAVFKLPTKDAQRKTLGTCGSHVCIILLFYVPAFFNFLTNRFGLNIPKHIHKLLANLYVLIPSVLNPVVYGMKTKQLREQMVCVLSRKGR; translated from the coding sequence ATGGCCACGCCCAACAGAACAACGTTCAGTCACCTCACCTTCGTCCTGGTCGGCATCCCAGGCCTGGAGCCCTGGCacccctggatctccatccccttcgcgCTGATGTACACGGCGGCTGTTCTGGGGAATTGTGGTCTCCTCCTGCTCATCGCCACCCAGCGCAGGCTGCACGAGCCAATGTTCATTTTCTTCTCCATGCTGGCGGTGGCCGACTTACTGTTATCCACCACTACAGTGCCCAACACGCTGGCCATCTTCTGGTTTGGACCCAAGGACATTTCCttcaatgcctgcctcacccaggcaTTCTTTTTGCACTTTGGGGTTACTGTCGAGTCGGCCGTCCTGCTGGCCATGGGGTTCGATCGGTACGTCGCCGTCTGCGACCCGCTGAGGTACACGATTATCCTCACCAACGAGAAGATCAGGAAAATAGCCACGGCCGTTGTCCTAAGAACCTTTTGTGTAATTGTCCCTGTTGTTTTTCTTCTCAAACGTCTGCCCTTCTGCGCAAGCAACATCATCCCGCATTCCTACTGTGACCACAtcggggtggccaggctggcctgtGCGGATATATCCATAGATATCTGGTATGGCTTAGCAGTGCCAATTGCAACCATTATATTAGATGTTGTCCTTACCGCTGTGTCTTATGTGCTGATCCTCAGGGCTGTCTTCAAGCTGCCCACCAAAGACGCCCAGCGCAAAACTCTCGGCACCTGCGGCTCCCACGTCTGTATCATCCTCTTATTTTACGTCCCAGCCTTTTTCAATTTCCTAACCAACCGCTTTGGCCTCAATATCCCTAAACACATTCACAAACTGCTGGCCAATCTCTACGTGCTCATCCCCTCCGTGCTAAACCCCGTTGTTTACGGGATGAAAACCAAGCAGCTGCGGGAACAAATGGTCTGTGTGTTGTCTCGGAAGGGGAGATAG